In Micromonospora sp. WMMA1363, a genomic segment contains:
- a CDS encoding NAD-dependent epimerase/dehydratase family protein: MSAVEIAGARALVTGGAGTIGSHVVDELVAGGATEVVVLDNLVRGRRENLVRSLPQGSVRLVEGDIRDVGLVHELTRGKDLVFHLAAIRITQCAEEPRLANEVLVDGTFNVLEAAVAAKVRKVILSSSASVYGLADEFPTTERHHPYHNDTFYGAAKAFNEGVLRSFHSMYGLDYVALRYFNVYGPRMDIHGLYTEVLIRWMERIESGRPPLILGDGRQTMDFVHVADIARANILAAQADVTDEVFNVASGTETSLRGLAHALSEVMKSDLAPEFGPARAVNGVTRRLADTAAAADKLGFRAEIGLHEGLRGLVDWWRAER; this comes from the coding sequence ATGAGCGCAGTGGAGATCGCCGGGGCGCGCGCCCTGGTAACTGGCGGGGCGGGCACGATCGGCTCCCACGTGGTGGACGAGTTGGTCGCCGGTGGCGCGACCGAGGTGGTCGTCCTCGACAACCTCGTTCGTGGGCGGCGGGAGAACCTCGTCCGATCCCTGCCGCAGGGCAGTGTCCGTCTCGTCGAGGGCGACATCCGGGACGTCGGACTCGTGCACGAACTGACCCGGGGCAAGGACCTGGTCTTCCACCTGGCCGCGATCCGCATCACCCAGTGCGCCGAGGAACCCCGGCTGGCCAACGAGGTGCTGGTTGACGGCACGTTCAACGTTTTGGAGGCGGCGGTCGCCGCGAAGGTCCGCAAGGTCATCCTATCCTCGTCGGCCTCGGTCTACGGACTCGCCGACGAGTTCCCGACGACCGAACGGCACCACCCGTACCACAACGACACGTTCTACGGCGCGGCGAAGGCGTTCAACGAGGGTGTGCTGCGCAGCTTCCACAGCATGTACGGCCTGGACTACGTCGCCCTGCGCTACTTCAACGTGTACGGCCCGCGGATGGACATCCACGGCCTCTACACGGAGGTGCTCATCCGCTGGATGGAGCGGATCGAGTCGGGCCGGCCCCCGCTGATCCTCGGAGACGGCCGGCAGACGATGGACTTCGTCCACGTCGCCGACATCGCCCGCGCCAACATCCTGGCCGCCCAGGCGGACGTCACCGACGAGGTGTTCAACGTCGCCAGCGGCACCGAGACCAGCCTGCGTGGGCTGGCCCACGCGCTCAGCGAGGTGATGAAGTCCGACCTGGCACCCGAATTCGGTCCGGCCCGTGCGGTCAACGGGGTCACCCGCCGGCTGGCCGACACCGCCGCCGCCGCCGACAAGCTGGGCTTCCGGGCCGAGATCGGCCTGCACGAGGGGCTGCGGGGGCTGGTCGACTGGTGGCGGGCCGAAAGGTGA
- a CDS encoding DegT/DnrJ/EryC1/StrS family aminotransferase — translation MSTKRIPVMIPQLGEEEAQAAADAVRSGWVAQGPRVARFEQEFAARVGAGHGVAVSSCTTALHLALVVLDIGPGDEVIVPSFSFIATANAVRYVGATPVFADVDLATGNLTVATVDAVRTTRTRAVIAVHQGGVPFDVAALREAAGRWGVPLIEDAACAAGSTAYGRPVGAGSTISAWSFHPRKLLTTGEGGMVTVDDPEWAARLRRLREHGMNVSAAERHASAQPVLEAYLETAFNYRMTDIQAAIGLVQLGRLAELVRHRRLLAARYHELLADIDGLVPVHDPEYGETNFQSFWVLIDREYGVGRDEVLAELAAVGVSARRGIMAAHLEPAYADVTPAPLPVTERLTRDSLILPLHHALTEDDQDHVAGVLRKLAG, via the coding sequence GTGAGCACCAAACGGATCCCGGTCATGATCCCACAGCTCGGTGAGGAGGAGGCGCAGGCCGCCGCGGACGCGGTGCGGTCGGGCTGGGTGGCCCAGGGGCCGCGGGTGGCGCGCTTCGAGCAGGAGTTCGCCGCGCGGGTCGGCGCCGGTCATGGGGTGGCAGTCAGCTCCTGCACCACCGCGTTACACCTGGCGCTGGTCGTGCTGGACATCGGCCCGGGCGACGAGGTGATCGTGCCGTCGTTCTCCTTCATCGCCACCGCCAACGCGGTGCGCTACGTCGGAGCGACCCCGGTCTTCGCCGATGTCGATCTCGCCACGGGTAACCTGACGGTCGCGACCGTCGACGCCGTCCGGACCACCCGCACCCGGGCCGTGATCGCCGTGCACCAGGGTGGGGTGCCGTTCGACGTCGCCGCGCTGCGGGAAGCCGCCGGCCGCTGGGGGGTGCCGCTCATCGAGGACGCCGCCTGCGCCGCCGGCTCGACGGCGTACGGGCGGCCGGTAGGCGCCGGCTCCACCATCTCTGCCTGGTCGTTCCACCCGCGCAAGCTGCTGACGACCGGCGAGGGTGGGATGGTCACGGTCGACGACCCGGAGTGGGCCGCCCGGCTCCGCCGGTTGCGCGAGCACGGGATGAACGTCTCCGCCGCCGAACGCCACGCCAGCGCCCAACCGGTGCTGGAGGCCTATCTGGAGACCGCCTTCAACTACCGGATGACTGACATCCAGGCGGCCATCGGACTGGTGCAGCTCGGCCGGCTCGCGGAGCTCGTGCGGCACCGGCGGCTCCTGGCGGCGCGCTACCACGAGCTACTCGCGGACATCGACGGTTTGGTGCCGGTCCACGACCCGGAGTACGGCGAGACCAACTTCCAGTCGTTCTGGGTGCTGATCGACCGGGAGTACGGAGTGGGCCGCGACGAGGTGCTCGCAGAGCTGGCCGCGGTCGGCGTGTCGGCCCGGCGCGGCATCATGGCCGCCCACCTGGAACCGGCGTACGCCGATGTGACGCCCGCGCCGCTACCCGTGACCGAGCGGCTGACCCGCGACTCACTGATCCTGCCGCTGCACCACGCGCTGACCGAGGACGACCAGGACCACGTCGCCGGCGTGCTGCGCAAGCTGGCCGGCTGA
- a CDS encoding PaaI family thioesterase: MGEPDLSGGFAALLGLKFDEVDADRVVIRWQVHPELHQPFGIQHGGVYCSVVETAASVGGALWLGDRGRVVGVANQTDFLRAVRDGELTAVGTPMHRGRSQQLWQVEITDIDGHLVAHGQVRLQNLYPAAG, encoded by the coding sequence GTGGGTGAGCCGGACCTGTCGGGTGGTTTCGCGGCGCTGCTCGGCCTGAAGTTCGACGAGGTGGACGCGGACCGGGTGGTCATCCGGTGGCAGGTCCACCCGGAGCTGCACCAGCCGTTCGGAATCCAGCACGGCGGCGTGTACTGTTCGGTCGTCGAGACCGCGGCCAGCGTCGGCGGGGCGCTGTGGTTGGGCGACCGGGGGCGCGTGGTCGGCGTCGCCAACCAGACCGACTTCCTCCGTGCGGTCCGGGACGGGGAACTGACCGCTGTCGGCACTCCCATGCATCGGGGCCGCAGCCAGCAGCTCTGGCAGGTAGAGATCACCGACATCGACGGGCACCTGGTCGCGCACGGTCAGGTTCGCCTCCAGAACCTCTATCCGGCTGCTGGCTGA
- a CDS encoding acyl-CoA ligase (AMP-forming), exosortase A system-associated, whose amino-acid sequence MRTHLHELVADAAARRGGAPALTYKDDTVSYAQLWQGVAAVGAGLVRLGVERGDRVAVWTEKRIEAVEAMFGASAAGGVFVPVNPLLRPRQVGYILADCAVRVLVTTPERYALLRAELEQVKSVEHVVLIGGGRAGSDRQTVTVWSMLRDGDPLGSTGTGIDVDMAAILYTSGSTGRPKGVVLSHRNLLAGAASVSSYLANSADDVILAALPLSFDAGFSQLTTAFTVGAHVVLMNYLLPGDVVRLCARHRVTGLTCVPPLWLQLADQPWPEEASTHLRYFANTGGRMPKATLERLRGTFPNALPYLMYGLTEAFRSTYLDPSEVDRRPDSIGRAIPNAEILVIRPDGTPCEPGEEGELVHRGALVALGYWNDPARTAQRFRPAPGRDGQLLPEPAVWSGDTVVRDEEGYLYFVGRIDDMIKTSGYRVSPTEIEEVVYDSGLARDAVALGRPDPKLGQRVVLVVSPPDGAEVDRTALLAVLKRELPPYMLPREIVVRPTLPRSPNGKFDRNLLRQELTS is encoded by the coding sequence ATGCGCACTCACCTTCACGAGCTCGTCGCGGACGCGGCCGCTCGGCGGGGCGGCGCCCCCGCGCTCACCTACAAGGACGACACGGTCAGCTATGCGCAGCTCTGGCAGGGCGTGGCCGCGGTGGGCGCGGGTCTGGTCCGGCTCGGTGTCGAGCGCGGCGACCGGGTGGCCGTCTGGACCGAGAAGCGGATCGAGGCGGTCGAGGCCATGTTCGGTGCCTCCGCCGCCGGTGGCGTTTTCGTGCCGGTCAACCCGCTGCTGCGGCCCCGGCAGGTCGGCTACATCCTGGCCGACTGCGCGGTCCGGGTGCTGGTCACCACTCCGGAGCGGTACGCGCTGCTCCGTGCGGAGTTGGAGCAGGTCAAGTCGGTCGAGCACGTGGTCCTGATCGGCGGGGGGCGCGCGGGGAGCGATCGGCAGACGGTGACCGTCTGGTCGATGCTGCGTGACGGTGATCCGCTCGGGTCCACCGGCACCGGCATCGACGTGGACATGGCGGCGATCCTCTACACCTCCGGCAGCACCGGCCGACCGAAGGGAGTGGTGCTCTCGCACCGCAACCTGCTCGCCGGGGCGGCGAGCGTCAGTAGCTACCTGGCGAACTCCGCCGACGACGTGATCCTGGCCGCGCTGCCGCTCAGCTTCGACGCCGGCTTCAGCCAGCTCACCACCGCCTTCACCGTCGGCGCCCACGTGGTGCTGATGAACTATCTGCTCCCGGGGGACGTGGTGCGGCTGTGCGCCCGGCACCGCGTCACCGGGCTCACCTGCGTGCCGCCCCTGTGGCTGCAACTGGCGGACCAGCCATGGCCGGAGGAGGCCAGCACCCATCTGCGGTATTTCGCGAACACCGGTGGGCGGATGCCGAAGGCCACCCTGGAGCGGCTGCGTGGCACCTTCCCGAACGCGCTGCCGTACCTGATGTACGGGCTGACCGAGGCGTTCCGCTCGACCTACCTCGACCCGTCGGAGGTGGACCGCCGGCCCGACTCGATCGGCAGGGCGATCCCCAACGCGGAGATCCTGGTGATCCGCCCCGACGGCACGCCCTGCGAGCCGGGGGAGGAGGGCGAACTGGTGCACCGCGGCGCGCTGGTCGCCCTCGGCTACTGGAACGATCCGGCGCGGACGGCGCAGCGGTTCCGTCCGGCGCCCGGACGGGACGGGCAACTGCTCCCCGAGCCGGCGGTCTGGTCCGGCGACACCGTCGTGCGGGACGAGGAGGGGTACCTCTACTTCGTCGGACGGATCGACGACATGATCAAGACGTCCGGATACCGGGTGAGCCCCACCGAGATCGAGGAGGTCGTCTACGACAGCGGCCTCGCCCGCGACGCGGTGGCGCTCGGCCGGCCCGATCCGAAGCTCGGGCAGCGGGTGGTCCTGGTCGTCAGCCCTCCCGACGGCGCCGAGGTCGACCGAACGGCCCTACTCGCGGTCCTGAAGCGGGAGCTGCCGCCGTACATGCTGCCCCGGGAGATCGTGGTGCGGCCCACGCTGCCCCGATCGCCGAACGGTAAGTTCGACCGGAACCTGCTACGCCAGGAGTTGACCTCGTGA
- a CDS encoding pyridoxal-dependent decarboxylase, exosortase A system-associated, with protein sequence MTNHPAAAFHRDAGRLAVGGVPVDRLAERVGGTPFFAYDRRLLTRRVELLRATLPREIQLSYAVKANPMPAVVQHLAGLVDSLDVASALEMRTALDTPTPPQRVSFAGPGKTDAELRQAIAAGVTIEMESENEADRVAALGRRLGLRPRVAVRVNPDFAVKGSGMRLGGGPQQFGVDSERVPALLKELANADVEFLGFHVFAGSQNLRADSLCEAQRRTVDLVLRLAEESGLPVRYLNLGGGFGIPYTDRDEPLDLAAVGANLTDLVRGPIRQGLPEARIVIELGRYIVGECGVYVTRVVDRKVSRGRTYLVVDGGLHHQLAASGNFGQVIRRNYPIAVAERIDAEPAETVTVVGCLCTPLDLLGDAVTLPRADVGDLVVLFQAGAYGRTASPTAFLSHPAPAEVLV encoded by the coding sequence GTGACCAACCACCCCGCCGCGGCCTTCCACCGCGACGCCGGCCGGCTCGCCGTGGGCGGCGTACCGGTCGACCGCCTCGCCGAGCGCGTCGGCGGCACGCCGTTCTTCGCGTACGACCGCCGGCTGCTCACCCGGCGGGTGGAGCTCCTGCGCGCCACGCTGCCGCGGGAGATCCAGCTCAGCTACGCGGTGAAGGCGAACCCGATGCCGGCCGTGGTGCAGCACCTCGCCGGCTTGGTGGACTCCCTCGACGTCGCCTCCGCCCTGGAGATGCGTACCGCCCTCGACACGCCGACGCCGCCGCAGCGAGTCAGCTTCGCCGGCCCGGGCAAGACCGACGCGGAGCTGCGCCAAGCCATCGCGGCGGGCGTGACCATCGAGATGGAGTCCGAGAACGAGGCAGACCGCGTCGCCGCCCTGGGCCGCCGGCTCGGGCTCCGGCCGCGTGTCGCGGTGCGGGTCAACCCGGACTTCGCCGTCAAGGGCTCGGGCATGCGCCTCGGCGGTGGCCCGCAGCAGTTCGGGGTGGACTCCGAGCGGGTTCCCGCCCTGTTGAAGGAACTCGCGAACGCCGACGTCGAGTTCCTCGGCTTCCACGTCTTCGCCGGCTCGCAGAACCTGCGTGCCGACAGCCTCTGCGAGGCGCAGCGACGCACCGTCGATTTGGTGCTCCGGCTGGCCGAGGAGTCCGGGCTGCCGGTGCGCTACCTCAACCTGGGCGGCGGCTTCGGCATCCCGTACACCGACCGCGACGAGCCGCTGGACCTCGCAGCGGTCGGGGCGAACCTCACCGACCTGGTACGGGGTCCGATCCGGCAGGGGCTGCCCGAGGCGCGGATCGTGATCGAACTCGGTCGTTACATCGTCGGCGAGTGCGGCGTGTACGTCACCCGTGTGGTCGACCGGAAGGTCTCCCGCGGCCGAACGTACCTGGTGGTGGATGGCGGACTGCACCACCAACTCGCCGCCTCCGGCAACTTCGGTCAGGTGATCCGCCGTAACTACCCGATCGCGGTGGCGGAACGGATCGACGCCGAGCCGGCCGAGACGGTGACCGTCGTCGGGTGCCTCTGCACCCCGCTGGACCTGCTCGGGGACGCGGTGACACTGCCCCGGGCGGACGTCGGGGATCTCGTCGTCCTGTTCCAGGCCGGTGCCTACGGCCGCACCGCCAGCCCGACCGCCTTCCTCAGCCACCCGGCCCCGGCCGAGGTGCTGGTCTGA
- a CDS encoding MFS transporter, with product MEFRVYVTLRDRPGGSDASRARIGVRGVTGTVVLLGTVSLLTDVSSEMVAAVLPLYLTAVVGLSPIAYGFLDGVYQGVSALVRIAGGYAGDRGQRPKWVAVAGYAGSALSRLAMLPAAGFAAVTAVVTADRLGKGLRTAPRDALIAAASRPEMLGRAFGVHRALDTLGAALGPLVAFALLAAVPGGYDSIFVVSFAFAVAGVAVLVLFVPNLPTAVGAARTGLRQVVAEVTGRRLRRPLLAAALLGLLTVGDGFLYLALQDRDGFAARYFPLLYVGTNVAYLALAIPLGRLADRIGRGRVLVAGHLALLGGYLLAALPGGGIGLTVAVLLLLGTFYAATDGVLAALVSRLLAPAARGSGIAAAQTTVALARFTASVLFGLLWSGQGPQRALLVFAALLAAAVPIAAWLLRGSDPPAADVPNQARADEVPA from the coding sequence ATGGAGTTTCGGGTGTACGTGACGTTGCGGGACCGGCCAGGCGGCTCTGATGCGAGCCGGGCCCGTATCGGCGTGCGCGGCGTCACCGGGACCGTGGTGCTGCTCGGCACGGTCAGTCTGCTCACCGACGTCTCGTCGGAGATGGTGGCCGCGGTCCTGCCGCTCTACCTCACCGCCGTGGTCGGCCTCAGCCCCATCGCGTACGGCTTCCTGGACGGCGTCTACCAGGGCGTCAGCGCCTTGGTGCGGATCGCTGGGGGCTACGCCGGCGACCGGGGCCAGCGACCCAAGTGGGTGGCGGTGGCGGGGTACGCCGGGTCAGCGCTGAGCCGCCTGGCGATGCTGCCGGCGGCGGGCTTCGCGGCGGTCACCGCGGTGGTCACCGCCGACCGGTTGGGCAAGGGCCTGCGCACCGCGCCGCGGGATGCCCTGATCGCCGCCGCGTCGCGGCCGGAGATGTTGGGGCGGGCGTTCGGCGTACACCGGGCGCTGGACACCCTCGGCGCCGCCCTCGGCCCGCTCGTCGCCTTCGCCCTACTCGCGGCTGTGCCCGGCGGCTACGACTCCATCTTCGTCGTCTCGTTCGCCTTCGCGGTCGCCGGCGTGGCGGTGTTGGTGCTGTTCGTTCCGAACCTGCCGACCGCGGTCGGCGCCGCCCGCACCGGCCTGCGGCAGGTGGTCGCGGAGGTCACCGGACGGCGGCTACGGCGGCCGCTGCTGGCTGCTGCCCTGCTCGGCCTCCTGACCGTCGGTGACGGCTTCCTCTACCTGGCCCTCCAGGACCGGGACGGCTTCGCAGCCCGCTACTTCCCGCTGCTCTACGTGGGAACCAACGTCGCCTACCTGGCGCTGGCCATCCCGCTGGGCCGGCTGGCCGACCGGATCGGGCGGGGCCGCGTGCTGGTCGCCGGTCACCTCGCCCTGCTGGGCGGCTATCTACTCGCGGCGCTGCCCGGGGGCGGTATCGGTCTCACCGTCGCGGTCCTGCTGCTGCTGGGAACCTTCTACGCCGCCACCGACGGCGTGCTCGCGGCCCTGGTGAGCCGGCTGTTGGCACCCGCCGCCCGGGGCAGCGGGATCGCGGCCGCCCAGACCACGGTGGCCCTGGCGCGGTTCACGGCATCCGTCCTGTTCGGGCTGCTCTGGAGCGGGCAGGGACCGCAGCGGGCGTTGCTGGTCTTCGCCGCCCTCCTCGCCGCGGCGGTGCCGATCGCCGCCTGGCTGCTGCGTGGCAGCGATCCTCCGGCCGCGGACGTCCCCAACCAGGCCCGCGCCGACGAGGTGCCGGCGTGA
- a CDS encoding Gfo/Idh/MocA family oxidoreductase, which produces MNSTHVAVDEPIGVAVVGAGYWGPNLVRNFQASTEFRLRWLCDLDVSRAERVLGGYSTVRATNDLAAVLADETVQAVAVATPAGTHLEVAMAALRAGKHVLVEKPLAANVAQGRTLVAEAARRGLSLMCDHTYCYTPAVLRIRDLLHAGELGELQYLDSVRINLGLVQRDIDVMWDLAPHDLSILDFVLPPGVAPVAVAAHGADRIGAGRACVAYLTLQLNTGAIAHIHVNWLSPVKIRTTIIGGSKRTLVWDDLNPSQRLSIFDRGVDVASTEELGDDQRRDMLVSYRSGDMVAPALTEREALRTMVEEYARSIRSGTPSLTDGRSGLRVIAALEAASRSLADGGRLVDLNTWAEA; this is translated from the coding sequence GTGAATTCAACGCACGTTGCCGTCGACGAGCCGATCGGCGTGGCCGTCGTCGGCGCCGGTTACTGGGGTCCGAATCTCGTTCGCAACTTCCAAGCCTCCACCGAGTTTCGGCTGCGTTGGCTCTGCGACCTCGACGTGAGCCGGGCCGAGCGGGTTCTCGGCGGCTACTCGACGGTCCGGGCGACCAACGACCTCGCCGCGGTACTCGCCGACGAAACGGTGCAGGCCGTCGCCGTCGCCACGCCGGCCGGCACCCACCTTGAGGTGGCGATGGCGGCGCTGCGGGCCGGAAAGCACGTACTCGTGGAAAAGCCGTTGGCGGCCAACGTCGCGCAGGGGCGTACGCTGGTGGCGGAGGCGGCGCGTCGCGGCCTGTCGCTGATGTGCGACCACACCTACTGCTACACACCGGCGGTGCTACGCATCCGCGATCTCCTACACGCCGGAGAACTCGGCGAGTTGCAGTACCTCGACTCCGTACGGATCAATCTGGGGCTGGTTCAGCGCGACATCGACGTGATGTGGGATCTCGCCCCGCACGATCTGTCGATTCTCGACTTCGTCCTCCCGCCCGGCGTGGCTCCGGTCGCGGTGGCCGCGCACGGCGCGGACCGGATCGGCGCGGGCCGGGCCTGCGTCGCCTACCTGACGCTGCAGCTGAACACCGGTGCGATCGCACACATCCACGTCAACTGGCTCTCCCCGGTGAAGATCCGAACCACGATCATCGGTGGCTCCAAGCGCACGTTGGTCTGGGACGACCTCAACCCCAGCCAGCGGCTCTCCATCTTTGATCGCGGGGTGGACGTGGCGTCGACCGAGGAACTCGGCGACGACCAGCGCCGCGACATGCTGGTGTCGTATCGCTCGGGCGACATGGTCGCCCCGGCGCTCACCGAACGGGAGGCACTGCGGACCATGGTCGAGGAGTACGCTCGATCCATCCGCAGCGGCACCCCGTCACTCACCGACGGCCGGTCCGGTCTGCGGGTGATCGCCGCGCTGGAGGCGGCTTCCCGTAGCCTCGCCGACGGCGGCAGACTGGTCGACCTCAACACGTGGGCCGAGGCGTGA
- a CDS encoding DegT/DnrJ/EryC1/StrS family aminotransferase has translation MPGVPLVDLAAAHAEVAEEVEAGFKRVIADTAFVGGAEVAAFEREYAAFSGVRHCVGVANGTDALELALRAVGVGPGTEVVLPANTFIATAEAVARAGARPVLVDCESDSYLLDVGAALAAVTPATRAIIPVHLYGQLAPVERLRAGVAGREIAIVEDAAQCQGATRHGRGAGVDGIAATSFYPGKNLGAYGDAGAVVAADADLATAVRTLGSHGGLTKYVHDVIGVNSRLDGLQAVVLRAKLARLATWNAQRRAAAARYDALLESVDVIRPVTLPGNEHVWHIYCVRIPGDGTAARRDQVVARLSAAGIGAAIHYPVPVHRTPAFAGLGHSEGAFPNAERSAPELLSLPIYPQITADQQEAVVAALAAALAH, from the coding sequence ATGCCGGGAGTTCCGCTCGTCGACCTCGCCGCCGCGCACGCGGAGGTCGCGGAGGAGGTGGAGGCCGGTTTCAAACGGGTCATCGCCGACACCGCCTTCGTCGGCGGCGCCGAGGTGGCCGCGTTCGAACGGGAGTACGCCGCGTTCAGCGGTGTGCGGCACTGTGTGGGGGTGGCCAACGGCACCGACGCGCTCGAGCTTGCGCTGCGCGCCGTCGGCGTCGGGCCCGGCACCGAGGTGGTCCTGCCGGCGAACACCTTCATCGCCACCGCCGAGGCGGTCGCCCGGGCCGGCGCGCGACCGGTGCTGGTCGACTGCGAGTCCGACTCGTATCTGTTGGACGTCGGCGCGGCGCTCGCCGCGGTCACGCCCGCAACGCGGGCGATCATCCCGGTGCACCTCTACGGCCAGCTCGCGCCGGTGGAGCGGCTGCGGGCCGGCGTGGCCGGGCGCGAGATCGCCATCGTCGAGGACGCCGCGCAGTGCCAGGGCGCCACGCGGCACGGGCGCGGCGCCGGAGTGGACGGCATCGCGGCGACGAGCTTCTACCCCGGCAAGAACCTGGGGGCGTACGGCGACGCCGGCGCCGTGGTGGCCGCCGACGCCGACCTCGCCACGGCGGTCCGCACGCTGGGCAGCCACGGCGGTCTGACGAAGTACGTGCACGACGTGATCGGCGTGAACAGCCGGCTGGACGGTCTCCAGGCGGTGGTGCTGCGCGCCAAGCTGGCCCGGCTGGCCACCTGGAACGCGCAGCGTCGGGCCGCCGCGGCCCGCTACGACGCGTTGCTGGAGTCGGTCGACGTGATCCGCCCGGTGACCCTGCCCGGCAACGAGCACGTGTGGCACATCTACTGCGTCCGGATTCCCGGTGACGGCACCGCGGCCCGCCGGGACCAGGTGGTGGCCCGGCTCAGCGCGGCGGGCATCGGGGCGGCGATCCACTATCCGGTGCCGGTGCACCGGACACCGGCCTTCGCCGGCCTCGGCCACTCCGAGGGTGCCTTCCCGAACGCGGAGCGGAGCGCGCCGGAGCTGCTGTCCCTGCCGATCTACCCGCAGATCACCGCCGACCAGCAGGAGGCGGTCGTGGCCGCGCTGGCCGCCGCGCTGGCGCACTGA
- a CDS encoding acyl carrier protein, which translates to MDVTHVETLDEVREVVVSVLGIEDRAATLDASTPLLESLPELDSMAVLELVAALEERFGFTVDDGDVTAELFETLGSLSRFVADRRP; encoded by the coding sequence GTGGACGTCACGCACGTGGAAACCCTCGACGAGGTCCGGGAGGTCGTGGTCTCGGTGCTCGGCATCGAGGACCGGGCGGCCACGCTGGACGCCTCGACGCCGCTGCTGGAGAGCCTGCCGGAGTTGGACTCGATGGCGGTCCTCGAGTTGGTCGCGGCGCTCGAGGAGCGGTTCGGCTTCACCGTCGACGACGGCGACGTGACCGCCGAACTCTTCGAGACGCTCGGCAGCCTCTCCCGCTTCGTCGCCGACCGTCGGCCGTAA
- a CDS encoding acetyltransferase, translating to MRDLVIVGAGGFARETAAAVCAVNGVQPRWRLRGFLDDDPALHGVTRAGLPILGGTDALAGMSGTQVVVCVGNPRNYVARQRIVERLGLPVERYATIVHPTADVGAGSVLGPGSVLLAGVVLTADVTVGEHVAVMPHVVLTHDDQVSDHVTIASGVRLGGGATLRRGAYVGAGALVREGVTVGAGSLVGMGSVVLRDVPDGEIWAGNPARRLRTAGLPAPAGTPRTAPAPDGWDARPEPVSALASLQEVAVPKVVGS from the coding sequence ATGCGGGATCTCGTCATCGTCGGCGCGGGCGGGTTCGCGCGGGAGACCGCCGCGGCGGTGTGCGCGGTCAACGGCGTCCAGCCGAGATGGCGGCTGCGCGGGTTCCTCGACGACGACCCCGCGCTGCACGGCGTCACCCGGGCCGGCCTGCCGATCCTCGGCGGCACCGACGCGTTGGCCGGGATGTCCGGGACACAGGTCGTCGTCTGCGTGGGAAATCCCCGCAACTACGTGGCGCGGCAGCGGATCGTGGAGCGGCTCGGCCTACCGGTGGAGCGGTACGCCACGATCGTTCATCCGACCGCGGACGTCGGCGCCGGGAGCGTCCTCGGTCCCGGCTCGGTCCTGCTCGCCGGCGTGGTGCTCACGGCGGACGTGACCGTCGGCGAGCACGTCGCGGTCATGCCGCACGTCGTGCTCACCCATGACGACCAGGTGTCCGACCACGTGACCATCGCATCCGGGGTTCGCCTCGGTGGTGGCGCGACGCTACGCCGGGGCGCGTACGTCGGCGCGGGTGCCCTCGTCCGCGAGGGTGTGACGGTCGGTGCGGGGTCACTCGTCGGGATGGGTTCGGTTGTCCTGCGCGACGTACCGGACGGCGAGATCTGGGCCGGCAACCCGGCCCGCCGCCTGCGCACCGCCGGGCTGCCGGCGCCGGCGGGCACACCTCGCACCGCGCCGGCACCCGACGGGTGGGATGCGCGACCGGAGCCGGTGTCCGCGCTGGCGTCACTGCAAGAAGTTGCCGTACCGAAGGTTGTGGGGAGCTAG